Proteins from a genomic interval of Rhizobium etli CFN 42:
- a CDS encoding adenylate kinase, whose product MRLILLGPPGAGKGTQAQRIVEKHGIPQLSTGDMLRAAVNAGTEVGKRAKAVMDAGKLVSDEIVIAIVSERIDQPDCANGFILDGFPRTLVQADATEAMLKAKGLDLSVVIEFRVDDEELVRRVDGRYTCAQCGTVYHDTDKVPVEEGVCDKCGSTHFKRRPDDNAETMIKRLEVYYKETSPLIGYYHAKGKLRPVDGMAEIDQVTAEVEAILSKL is encoded by the coding sequence ATGAGACTTATCCTTTTGGGGCCGCCGGGCGCGGGTAAGGGAACCCAGGCCCAGCGGATCGTGGAAAAGCACGGCATTCCGCAGCTTTCCACGGGAGATATGCTGCGTGCGGCGGTCAACGCCGGCACGGAGGTCGGCAAGCGCGCCAAGGCGGTCATGGATGCCGGCAAGCTGGTCTCGGACGAGATCGTCATTGCCATCGTTTCGGAGCGAATCGACCAGCCCGATTGCGCCAACGGCTTCATTCTCGACGGCTTCCCCCGGACGCTGGTCCAGGCGGACGCCACCGAGGCGATGCTGAAAGCCAAGGGACTCGACCTTTCGGTGGTTATCGAGTTTCGCGTCGACGACGAGGAACTCGTCCGCCGCGTGGATGGCCGTTACACCTGTGCTCAGTGCGGCACTGTCTATCACGACACGGACAAGGTTCCGGTCGAGGAAGGCGTATGCGACAAGTGCGGTTCGACTCACTTCAAGCGTCGTCCTGACGACAACGCCGAGACGATGATCAAGCGTCTCGAGGTCTACTATAAGGAGACCTCGCCGCTGATCGGTTACTACCATGCCAAGGGTAAGCTCAGGCCCGTCGACGGCATGGCTGAAATCGATCAGGTGACTGCCGAGGTCGAAGCCATTCTTTCCAAGCTGTAA
- the rpsM gene encoding 30S ribosomal protein S13 yields MARIAGVNIPTAKRVVIALTYIHGIGPKFAQEIVEKVGIPAERRVHQLTDAEVLQIRETIDRDYQVEGDLRRETAMNIKRLMDLGCYRGLRHRRGLPVRGQRTHTNARTRKGPAKAIAGKKK; encoded by the coding sequence GTGGCACGTATCGCTGGCGTCAACATCCCGACTGCGAAGCGCGTAGTCATCGCGCTGACCTACATTCACGGGATCGGTCCGAAATTCGCACAGGAAATCGTCGAGAAGGTCGGTATCCCGGCTGAGCGTCGTGTGCATCAGCTGACGGACGCTGAAGTCCTTCAGATCCGCGAAACCATCGACCGTGACTATCAGGTCGAGGGTGATCTTCGTCGCGAAACCGCGATGAACATCAAGCGTCTGATGGATCTCGGCTGCTACCGCGGCCTGCGTCATCGTCGCGGCCTTCCGGTCCGCGGTCAGCGCACGCACACCAATGCCCGCACCCGCAAGGGCCCGGCAAAGGCGATCGCTGGCAAGAAGAAGTAA
- the rpsK gene encoding 30S ribosomal protein S11 produces the protein MAKEAVRVRRRERKNISSGVAHVNSTFNNTMITITDAQGNAIAWSSAGAKGFKGSRKSTPFAAQIAAEDCAKKAQEHGMKSLEVEVCGPGSGRESALRALQAAGFMITSIRDVTPIPHNGCRPRKKRRV, from the coding sequence ATGGCCAAGGAAGCCGTCCGCGTTCGCCGTCGCGAGCGCAAGAATATCTCGTCGGGTGTCGCTCACGTCAACTCGACCTTCAACAACACGATGATCACCATCACAGACGCGCAGGGCAATGCGATCGCCTGGTCTTCGGCTGGCGCCAAGGGCTTCAAGGGCTCGCGCAAGTCGACCCCGTTTGCTGCCCAGATCGCTGCCGAAGACTGCGCCAAGAAGGCCCAGGAACACGGCATGAAGTCGCTGGAAGTCGAAGTCTGCGGTCCGGGTTCGGGTCGTGAATCGGCTCTGCGTGCGCTCCAGGCTGCGGGTTTCATGATTACGTCCATCCGCGACGTGACCCCGATCCCGCACAATGGCTGCCGTCCGCGCAAGAAGCGCCGCGTCTGA
- a CDS encoding DNA-directed RNA polymerase subunit alpha, translating to MIQKNWQELIKPNKVEFSSSSRTRATLVAEPLERGFGLTLGNALRRVLLSSLRGAAVTAVQIDGVLHEFSSIPGVREDVTDIVLNIKEIAIKMDGDDAKRMVVRKQGPGVVTAGDIQTVGDIEILNPEHVICTLDEGAEIRMEFTVNNGKGYVPAERNRAEDAPIGLIPVDSLYSPVKKVSYKVENTREGQVLDYDKLNMTIETDGSITGEDAVAFAARILQDQLGVFVNFDEPQKETEEEAVTELAFNPALLKKVDELELSVRSANCLKNDNIVYIGDLIQKTEAEMLRTPNFGRKSLNEIKEVLASMGLHLGMEVPAWPPENIEDLAKRYEDQY from the coding sequence ATGATTCAGAAGAACTGGCAGGAACTGATCAAGCCGAACAAGGTGGAGTTCTCCTCGAGCTCGCGCACCAGGGCGACGCTTGTCGCCGAACCGCTGGAGCGCGGCTTCGGTCTCACCCTCGGCAACGCGCTGCGCCGCGTTCTGCTCTCCTCGCTGCGCGGTGCTGCCGTCACGGCGGTGCAGATCGACGGCGTGCTGCATGAATTCTCCTCGATTCCCGGCGTCCGCGAAGACGTCACGGATATCGTGCTCAACATCAAGGAAATCGCCATCAAGATGGATGGCGACGACGCAAAGCGCATGGTCGTGCGCAAGCAGGGCCCGGGCGTTGTCACGGCTGGCGACATTCAGACGGTCGGCGATATCGAAATCCTCAACCCCGAGCATGTGATCTGCACGCTCGACGAGGGTGCCGAAATCCGCATGGAATTCACCGTCAACAACGGCAAGGGCTATGTTCCGGCCGAACGCAATCGTGCGGAAGATGCTCCGATCGGCCTTATCCCGGTCGACAGCCTCTATTCGCCGGTCAAGAAGGTGTCCTACAAGGTTGAAAATACCCGCGAAGGACAGGTTCTCGACTACGACAAGCTGAATATGACCATCGAAACCGATGGCTCAATCACCGGCGAGGACGCCGTCGCTTTCGCGGCGCGCATCCTCCAGGATCAGCTTGGCGTCTTCGTCAACTTCGACGAGCCGCAGAAGGAAACCGAAGAGGAAGCAGTCACCGAACTCGCTTTCAACCCGGCTCTCCTCAAGAAGGTGGACGAACTCGAACTGTCGGTCCGTTCGGCAAACTGCCTGAAGAACGACAACATCGTCTACATCGGCGACCTCATTCAGAAGACCGAAGCAGAAATGCTCCGCACGCCGAATTTTGGTCGCAAGTCGCTGAACGAAATCAAGGAAGTTCTCGCTTCCATGGGCCTGCACCTCGGCATGGAAGTGCCGGCATGGCCGCCCGAGAACATCGAAGATCTCGCCAAGCGTTACGAAGACCAATATTGA
- the rplQ gene encoding 50S ribosomal protein L17, with protein MRHGKAGRKLNRTASHRKAMFANMAASLITHEQIVTTLPKAKEIRPIVEKLVTLGKRGDLHARRQAISQIRDAAVVSKLFDTIATRYATRNGGYLRIMKAGFRQGDNAAMAVIEFVDRDTYAKGAADKARVAAEEQAVAA; from the coding sequence ATGCGCCATGGTAAAGCCGGCCGCAAGCTGAACAGAACCGCAAGCCACCGCAAGGCGATGTTCGCCAACATGGCGGCTTCGCTGATTACCCACGAGCAGATCGTCACGACCCTGCCGAAGGCCAAGGAAATCCGTCCGATCGTCGAAAAGCTCGTCACGCTCGGCAAGCGCGGCGACCTGCACGCTCGCCGTCAGGCGATCTCGCAGATCCGCGATGCCGCCGTCGTCTCGAAGCTGTTCGACACGATCGCAACGCGTTACGCCACCCGCAACGGCGGCTACCTGCGCATCATGAAGGCCGGCTTCCGCCAGGGCGACAACGCCGCCATGGCCGTGATCGAGTTCGTCGACCGCGACACCTACGCCAAGGGCGCCGCCGACAAGGCCCGCGTCGCTGCCGAAGAGCAGGCCGTCGCCGCCTAA
- a CDS encoding ribosomal maturation YjgA family protein: protein MEGAMREAHSRAQFLRLAAVLVVIAAGLALRRFGYTVNLPFVVVKYGGSALWGAMVYLLAALVLGKSPRSVIAVMALFMAVAVELFRFYHTPWLDAFRLTTAGALLLGRIFSVRNILAYAIGIAAACAFDSARR from the coding sequence ATGGAAGGTGCTATGCGCGAAGCGCATTCTCGAGCGCAGTTCCTCCGTCTCGCGGCCGTGCTTGTGGTGATTGCGGCCGGCCTGGCGCTCAGGCGCTTCGGCTACACGGTTAATCTGCCTTTCGTCGTCGTCAAATATGGCGGGTCGGCGCTGTGGGGGGCGATGGTCTATCTGCTGGCGGCGCTCGTTCTCGGAAAGTCACCGCGGTCAGTCATTGCGGTCATGGCACTGTTCATGGCAGTCGCAGTCGAATTGTTTCGGTTTTATCATACACCCTGGTTGGACGCGTTTCGGCTGACGACTGCAGGCGCCTTGTTGCTTGGCCGGATATTTTCCGTCCGGAACATACTGGCCTATGCGATCGGCATCGCTGCGGCCTGTGCCTTTGATTCCGCGCGCCGTTGA
- the msrQ gene encoding protein-methionine-sulfoxide reductase heme-binding subunit MsrQ — protein MAELSLAIPKRWQPASVWLLYIAGLAPAAWTFYLGATDQLGADPVKTFELFLGIWTIRFLIATLAVSPARELFGWNYLRYRRALGLLTFHYALMHFTVYMMLDQAMDIQAVVNDVLKRPFIMFGMAGLAMLIPLAVTSNNFSIRRLGNRWIWLHRFVYIIAACGALHFALSTKILDFEQFIYVGLIIALILYRSWRPIARSRKKSPGRQRNRAVASVS, from the coding sequence ATGGCCGAACTGTCGCTTGCCATTCCAAAGCGCTGGCAGCCTGCCTCCGTCTGGCTGCTCTATATCGCTGGGCTCGCGCCGGCGGCCTGGACCTTTTATCTCGGCGCGACCGATCAGCTCGGCGCCGATCCGGTCAAGACCTTCGAGCTCTTCCTTGGCATCTGGACAATCCGCTTCCTGATCGCAACACTTGCAGTGTCCCCTGCCCGCGAGTTGTTCGGCTGGAATTATCTGCGCTACCGCCGCGCTCTCGGCCTTTTGACCTTCCATTACGCGCTGATGCATTTCACCGTTTACATGATGCTCGACCAGGCGATGGATATTCAGGCCGTCGTCAACGACGTGCTGAAGCGCCCGTTCATCATGTTCGGCATGGCTGGCCTTGCGATGCTTATTCCCTTGGCGGTGACATCCAATAATTTCTCGATCCGTCGCCTCGGCAATCGCTGGATCTGGCTGCACCGCTTCGTCTACATCATTGCCGCCTGCGGGGCTCTGCATTTTGCGCTTTCGACCAAGATCCTCGATTTCGAGCAGTTTATTTATGTAGGGTTGATCATCGCGCTCATCCTTTACCGCTCCTGGCGGCCGATCGCGCGCAGTCGGAAGAAAAGCCCGGGGCGGCAACGCAATCGTGCGGTGGCGTCGGTTTCCTGA
- the msrP gene encoding protein-methionine-sulfoxide reductase catalytic subunit MsrP, producing the protein MPSYRPPKIASSEITPRQVYLRRREFLGAATLGAMALYGAGKASAAAFSAVESKYKVDEKTTPIKDVTTYNNFYEFGLDKGDPAALSGEFKPLPWAVKVDGMVNKPGTFDVEALIKEFPIEERTYRMRCVEAWSMVIPWNGFPLAALLNKVEPLGSAKYVAFETVVRPEEMPGQKGFFQSLDWPYVEGLRLDEARHPLTLLAVGLYGETLPNQNGAPIRLVVPWKYGFKGIKSIVRITLTDQQPKNTWQVTNPQEYGFYANVNPAVDHPRWSQASERRIGGSGFFGASRRPTLPFNGYADEVASLYAGMDLKANF; encoded by the coding sequence ATGCCAAGCTATCGCCCCCCGAAGATCGCGTCGTCGGAGATCACGCCGCGCCAGGTCTATCTGCGCCGCCGTGAATTCCTCGGCGCGGCGACGCTTGGCGCCATGGCGCTCTATGGCGCCGGCAAGGCGAGCGCGGCCGCCTTTTCCGCCGTCGAGAGCAAGTACAAGGTCGATGAGAAGACGACACCGATCAAGGACGTCACGACCTACAATAATTTCTATGAATTCGGTCTCGACAAGGGCGACCCCGCCGCTCTGTCCGGCGAGTTCAAGCCACTGCCCTGGGCGGTCAAGGTCGACGGCATGGTCAACAAGCCTGGCACCTTCGACGTCGAGGCGCTGATCAAGGAATTCCCGATCGAGGAGCGCACCTATCGGATGCGCTGCGTCGAGGCCTGGTCGATGGTCATTCCGTGGAACGGGTTTCCGCTGGCGGCGCTGCTCAACAAGGTGGAGCCGCTCGGCAGCGCCAAATATGTCGCCTTCGAAACCGTCGTGCGACCGGAGGAGATGCCGGGGCAGAAGGGCTTCTTTCAATCGCTCGACTGGCCCTATGTCGAGGGGCTGCGGCTGGACGAGGCGCGGCACCCGCTGACGCTGCTTGCCGTCGGGCTTTATGGTGAAACGCTGCCGAACCAGAATGGTGCGCCGATCCGCCTGGTCGTGCCGTGGAAATACGGCTTCAAGGGCATCAAGTCGATCGTCAGGATCACGCTCACCGACCAGCAGCCGAAGAACACCTGGCAAGTGACCAATCCGCAGGAATACGGCTTCTACGCCAACGTCAACCCCGCCGTCGACCATCCGCGCTGGAGCCAGGCAAGCGAACGACGAATCGGCGGAAGCGGTTTCTTCGGCGCGAGCCGCCGCCCCACCCTGCCCTTCAACGGCTATGCCGACGAGGTGGCGAGCCTTTATGCCGGCATGGACCTGAAGGCGAATTTCTGA
- the ilvD gene encoding dihydroxy-acid dehydratase, with translation MPAYRSRTTTHGRNMAGARGLWRATGMKDSDFGKPIIAVVNSFTQFVPGHVHLKDLGQLVAREIEAAGGVAKEFNTIAVDDGIAMGHDGMLYSLPSRELIADSVEYMVNAHCADAMVCISNCDKITPGMLMASLRLNIPTVFVSGGPMEAGKVVLHGKQHALDLVDAMVAAADDKISDEDVKVIERSACPTCGSCSGMFTANSMNCLTEALGLSLPGNGSTLATHADRKRLFVEAGHLIVDLARRYYEQDDVKALPRTIASKQAFENAMALDIAMGGSTNTVLHILAAAHEGEVDFTMADIDALSRRVPCLSKVAPAKSDVHMEDVHRAGGIMSILGELDKGGLLNRDCPTVHAETLGDAIDRWDITRTTSDTVRDFYRAAPGGIPTQVAFSQEARWDELDTDRQNGVIRSVEHPFSKDGGLAVLKGNLAVDGCIVKTAGVDESILKFSGPARVFESQDASVKAILANEIKAGDVVVIRYEGPKGGPGMQEMLYPTSYLKSKGLGKACALITDGRFSGGTSGLSIGHVSPEAANGGTIGLVREGDIIDIDIPNRTISLRVGEAELAARRAEQDARGWRPTEVRKRNVTTALKAYAAFATSADRGAVRDLDAR, from the coding sequence ATGCCAGCTTACCGTTCCAGAACCACGACCCACGGCCGCAACATGGCGGGCGCGCGCGGCCTTTGGCGCGCCACGGGCATGAAGGATTCGGATTTCGGCAAGCCGATCATCGCGGTGGTGAATTCCTTCACCCAATTCGTTCCCGGCCATGTGCATCTGAAGGATCTCGGCCAGCTGGTCGCTCGCGAAATCGAGGCGGCCGGCGGCGTTGCCAAGGAGTTCAACACGATCGCCGTCGACGACGGCATCGCCATGGGCCATGACGGCATGCTCTATTCGCTGCCGTCGCGCGAGCTGATCGCCGACAGTGTCGAATACATGGTCAATGCCCATTGCGCCGACGCCATGGTCTGCATCTCCAACTGCGACAAGATCACCCCCGGCATGCTGATGGCGTCGCTGCGCCTCAACATCCCCACGGTCTTCGTTTCCGGCGGTCCGATGGAAGCGGGCAAGGTCGTCCTGCACGGCAAGCAACACGCGCTCGACCTCGTGGATGCCATGGTCGCGGCTGCCGATGACAAGATCTCCGATGAAGACGTCAAGGTTATCGAGCGTTCAGCCTGTCCGACCTGCGGCTCGTGCTCCGGCATGTTCACGGCGAACTCGATGAATTGCCTGACCGAGGCGCTCGGCCTGTCGCTGCCCGGCAACGGCTCGACGCTTGCCACCCATGCCGATCGTAAGCGCCTCTTCGTCGAGGCCGGCCACCTGATCGTCGATCTCGCCCGCCGCTATTACGAGCAGGACGACGTCAAGGCGCTGCCGCGCACCATCGCCTCCAAGCAAGCTTTCGAGAATGCCATGGCGCTCGATATCGCCATGGGCGGTTCGACCAACACGGTCCTGCACATCCTTGCAGCCGCCCATGAAGGCGAGGTCGATTTCACCATGGCCGATATTGACGCACTGTCGCGCCGGGTGCCGTGCCTGTCGAAGGTCGCGCCCGCCAAGAGCGATGTGCATATGGAAGATGTCCACCGCGCTGGTGGCATCATGTCGATCCTCGGGGAGCTCGATAAGGGTGGCCTCCTGAACCGCGATTGCCCGACCGTCCATGCCGAGACGCTCGGCGATGCGATCGATCGCTGGGATATCACCCGCACCACCAGCGACACCGTCCGCGACTTCTATCGCGCCGCTCCCGGCGGCATCCCGACCCAGGTTGCTTTCAGCCAGGAGGCCCGTTGGGACGAGCTCGACACCGATCGCCAGAACGGCGTCATCCGCTCGGTCGAGCATCCCTTCTCCAAGGATGGCGGTCTTGCCGTGCTGAAGGGTAATCTCGCGGTCGACGGCTGCATCGTCAAGACGGCCGGCGTCGATGAATCGATCCTGAAATTCTCCGGCCCGGCCCGGGTCTTCGAAAGTCAGGATGCGTCGGTCAAGGCGATCCTCGCCAACGAGATCAAGGCCGGCGACGTCGTCGTCATCCGCTATGAAGGCCCGAAGGGCGGTCCCGGCATGCAGGAAATGCTCTATCCGACGAGCTACCTGAAGTCCAAAGGCCTCGGCAAGGCCTGCGCACTGATCACCGACGGCCGCTTCTCCGGTGGCACCTCCGGTCTGTCGATCGGCCATGTCTCGCCAGAAGCGGCAAACGGCGGCACGATCGGCCTGGTGCGCGAAGGCGACATAATCGATATCGATATCCCGAACCGCACGATCAGCCTGCGTGTCGGCGAAGCAGAGCTCGCCGCCCGCCGCGCCGAGCAGGACGCTAGGGGCTGGCGGCCGACCGAGGTTCGCAAGCGCAACGTGACCACAGCGCTGAAGGCCTATGCGGCTTTCGCAACCAGCGCCGACCGCGGCGCCGTGCGGGATCTCGACGCCCGCTGA
- a CDS encoding lysozyme inhibitor LprI family protein produces MMTWRMSAALGLAILIFPSDPAWSASFDCDAKELKPDEKAICDNRALNDADVKMVTTFELLSGLLAMGSRGTLQDEQTAWLKKRQECGADAACIKAAYDERMKQLGETYKNINRPL; encoded by the coding sequence ATGATGACATGGCGAATGTCGGCCGCGCTTGGTTTGGCGATCCTGATTTTCCCATCGGATCCGGCATGGTCGGCGAGCTTCGATTGTGATGCGAAGGAATTGAAGCCGGACGAAAAGGCGATCTGCGACAACCGCGCCCTCAACGACGCCGACGTCAAGATGGTGACGACCTTCGAGCTGCTCTCCGGGCTGCTGGCCATGGGCTCGCGCGGAACATTGCAGGACGAGCAGACCGCCTGGCTGAAGAAGCGACAGGAATGCGGGGCCGACGCGGCCTGTATCAAGGCTGCCTATGACGAGCGGATGAAGCAGCTCGGCGAGACCTACAAAAACATCAACCGGCCGCTTTGA
- a CDS encoding YkvA family protein, whose protein sequence is MELISKAKIWAKSLKRDIVALWLAARDPRVPWYAKAVAGAVAAYALSPIDLIPDFIPVLGYLDDLVIVPLGILLATRLVPAKVMAALRVEAARRIERPAGRAGLIFVLAVWLACIIFLALAVRKLI, encoded by the coding sequence ATGGAACTGATATCAAAAGCCAAAATCTGGGCAAAGTCACTGAAGCGTGACATCGTAGCGCTGTGGCTTGCCGCCCGCGATCCTCGCGTGCCCTGGTATGCGAAAGCGGTCGCCGGTGCTGTCGCAGCCTATGCGCTTTCGCCGATCGATCTGATCCCCGATTTCATTCCCGTGCTCGGCTATCTCGACGATCTCGTCATCGTTCCGCTCGGGATCCTGCTGGCGACGCGTCTTGTTCCGGCAAAGGTGATGGCTGCGCTTCGCGTCGAAGCTGCGAGGCGGATCGAACGCCCGGCCGGCCGGGCAGGATTGATCTTCGTGCTTGCCGTCTGGCTCGCCTGCATCATCTTTCTGGCTCTGGCAGTGCGCAAGCTGATTTGA
- a CDS encoding DegQ family serine endoprotease, which yields MQGLFKRASVSLFALMLVLPAAAQAQTAKTVPESQMQMQLSFAPLVKQTSGAVVNVYAEKIIQRQSPFAGDPFFEQFFGQQMPNRSEKQSSLGSGVIVEANGTVVTNNHVVEGADDIKVALSDGREFPCKVVLRDDRVDLAVLKIDTKESFPTLPIGNSDTVEVGDLVLAIGNPFGVGQTVTSGIVSALARNQVVKNEFGFFIQTDASINPGNSGGALMNMKGELIGINTAIFSRGGGSNGIGFAIPANLVKVFLASADAGVKSFERPYVGASFDAVTSEVAEALGLNKVRGALVVKVSEGSPAAKAGLKAGQIVTSVNGIAVEHPDALLYRLTTAGLGKTVNLTVIDNGREEQLSLALDRAPETSPRDQRVIGGRTPFTGAVVENLSPRVADELRMPSESAGVVVADVKEDSPAARLGFEPKDIIVSINGTEVKSTKELSQIAESDPGLWRVEIERDGQRIRQFFR from the coding sequence ATGCAAGGCCTGTTCAAGCGCGCCTCCGTTTCGCTGTTCGCTCTCATGCTCGTTCTGCCGGCTGCAGCCCAGGCGCAGACGGCAAAGACGGTGCCTGAGAGCCAGATGCAGATGCAGCTCTCCTTCGCGCCGCTGGTCAAGCAGACGTCGGGCGCAGTCGTCAACGTCTATGCGGAAAAGATCATCCAGCGCCAGTCGCCCTTTGCCGGCGATCCCTTCTTCGAGCAGTTTTTCGGCCAGCAGATGCCGAATCGATCCGAGAAGCAGTCCTCGCTCGGTTCCGGCGTCATCGTCGAGGCGAACGGAACCGTCGTCACCAACAATCACGTCGTCGAAGGCGCTGACGACATCAAGGTGGCGCTGTCGGACGGCCGCGAATTCCCCTGCAAGGTGGTGCTGCGCGACGACCGCGTCGACCTCGCCGTGCTGAAGATCGACACCAAGGAGAGCTTCCCGACGCTGCCGATCGGCAATTCCGATACCGTCGAGGTCGGCGATCTCGTGCTGGCGATCGGCAATCCCTTCGGCGTCGGTCAGACGGTGACGAGCGGTATCGTCTCCGCACTTGCCCGCAACCAGGTGGTCAAGAACGAGTTCGGCTTCTTCATCCAGACCGATGCATCGATTAATCCGGGCAATTCCGGCGGCGCGTTGATGAACATGAAAGGCGAGCTAATCGGCATCAACACCGCGATCTTCTCGCGCGGCGGCGGCTCGAACGGGATCGGCTTTGCCATTCCCGCCAATCTCGTCAAAGTCTTCCTCGCTTCCGCCGATGCCGGCGTCAAATCCTTCGAGCGGCCCTATGTCGGCGCTAGCTTCGATGCGGTGACCTCGGAAGTCGCCGAAGCCCTTGGGCTCAATAAAGTGCGCGGCGCACTCGTGGTCAAGGTTTCGGAAGGCAGCCCGGCGGCGAAGGCCGGGCTGAAGGCCGGTCAGATCGTCACATCAGTCAACGGCATCGCCGTCGAGCATCCGGACGCGTTGCTCTATCGCCTGACGACAGCCGGCCTCGGCAAAACGGTCAATCTGACCGTCATCGACAATGGCCGCGAGGAGCAGTTGTCGCTGGCGCTCGACCGCGCGCCGGAGACCTCGCCGCGCGACCAGCGCGTTATCGGCGGGCGCACGCCCTTTACCGGCGCCGTCGTCGAAAACCTGTCGCCGCGTGTCGCAGACGAATTGCGCATGCCCTCGGAATCGGCAGGCGTCGTCGTTGCCGATGTCAAGGAGGATTCGCCGGCAGCCCGCCTTGGTTTTGAGCCCAAGGATATCATCGTCTCGATCAACGGGACGGAAGTGAAATCGACCAAAGAGCTCTCTCAGATTGCCGAAAGCGACCCTGGCCTCTGGCGGGTCGAGATCGAGCGCGATGGTCAGCGCATCAGGCAGTTCTTTCGATGA
- a CDS encoding replication-associated recombination protein A gives MSNDLFAPRVPEEVAARRPLADRLRPKTLADVTGQEHLTGEDGVLKRMIESGSLGSMIFWGPPGTGKTTVARLLSGEAGLAFEQISAIFSGVADLKKVFEAARMRRMDGRQTLLFVDEIHRFNRAQQDSFLPVMEDGTVILVGATTENPSFELNAALLSRARVLTFKSHDEESLEELLTRAEAIEQRPLPLTGEARASLIRMADGDGRAVLTLAEEVWRAAREGESFDTEALTRIVQRRAPVYDKAQDGHYNLISALHKSVRGSDPDAALYYLARMFDAGEDPLYLGRRLVRMAVEDIGLADPQALVICNAAKDAYDYLGSPEGELALAQACVYLATAPKSNAVYTAFKAASQAAKQNGSLLPPKHILNAPTKLMKGEGYGEGYRYDHDEPDAFSGQDYFPEKMGRQTFYDPPERGFERDIRKRLEWWAKLRKERNPR, from the coding sequence ATGAGCAATGATCTCTTCGCGCCGCGTGTTCCGGAAGAGGTTGCCGCCAGGCGGCCGCTTGCCGACAGGTTGCGGCCGAAGACGCTTGCCGATGTCACCGGTCAGGAACATCTGACCGGTGAAGACGGCGTGCTGAAGCGGATGATCGAAAGTGGTTCGCTCGGATCGATGATCTTCTGGGGTCCGCCAGGCACCGGCAAAACGACGGTGGCGCGGCTGCTTTCCGGTGAGGCGGGGCTGGCCTTTGAGCAGATATCGGCGATCTTTTCCGGCGTCGCCGATCTGAAGAAGGTGTTCGAGGCGGCTCGCATGCGCCGCATGGACGGCCGCCAGACGCTGCTGTTCGTTGATGAGATCCACCGTTTCAACCGCGCCCAGCAGGACAGTTTCCTGCCGGTTATGGAGGACGGCACCGTCATCCTCGTCGGTGCCACCACCGAAAATCCCTCCTTCGAGCTCAACGCCGCTCTATTGTCTCGCGCCCGCGTCCTCACCTTCAAGTCACATGACGAGGAGAGCCTGGAGGAGCTGCTGACGCGCGCCGAGGCGATCGAGCAGAGGCCGCTGCCCCTGACCGGGGAGGCGCGCGCCAGCCTGATCCGCATGGCCGATGGCGACGGCCGCGCGGTGCTGACGCTTGCCGAAGAGGTCTGGCGTGCCGCCCGCGAGGGCGAGAGCTTCGATACCGAAGCGTTGACGCGTATCGTCCAGCGCCGCGCCCCGGTCTACGACAAGGCGCAGGACGGCCACTACAATCTGATTTCGGCGCTGCATAAGTCGGTGCGCGGCTCGGATCCGGATGCTGCGCTCTATTATCTCGCCCGTATGTTCGATGCCGGCGAGGATCCGCTCTATCTCGGCCGGCGGCTGGTGCGCATGGCAGTGGAGGATATCGGGCTTGCCGATCCGCAGGCGCTGGTGATCTGCAACGCCGCCAAGGATGCTTATGACTACCTCGGGTCGCCGGAGGGGGAGCTGGCGCTCGCCCAGGCGTGCGTCTATCTCGCCACCGCTCCGAAATCGAATGCCGTCTATACCGCCTTCAAGGCGGCAAGCCAGGCCGCGAAGCAGAACGGTTCGCTGCTGCCGCCCAAGCATATTCTCAATGCGCCGACCAAACTGATGAAAGGCGAGGGTTATGGTGAAGGTTATCGCTACGACCATGACGAGCCGGATGCCTTTTCCGGCCAGGATTATTTCCCGGAGAAAATGGGCCGCCAGACCTTCTACGATCCGCCGGAACGCGGTTTTGAACGCGACATCCGCAAGCGGCTGGAATGGTGGGCCAAGCTTCGCAAGGAGCGCAATCCGCGCTGA
- a CDS encoding DUF1883 domain-containing protein — protein MPKPNFRFTHYDLKEQRAGTIVEVSLNAVNNVRLMTAPNFQRFTEVLDFKYVGGVARKSPVKLTVPESGHWHVVVDMEGHHGLAESAVKVIAAPPNQKTPRSS, from the coding sequence ATGCCGAAACCGAATTTCCGCTTCACCCATTACGATCTCAAGGAACAGCGAGCCGGAACGATCGTCGAAGTGTCGCTGAATGCGGTGAACAATGTTCGTCTGATGACGGCGCCGAATTTCCAGCGCTTCACCGAGGTTCTTGACTTCAAATATGTCGGCGGCGTAGCGCGCAAGTCGCCGGTGAAGCTTACCGTTCCGGAAAGCGGCCACTGGCATGTCGTTGTCGATATGGAAGGCCATCACGGCCTTGCCGAATCTGCCGTCAAGGTGATCGCCGCGCCACCCAATCAGAAGACGCCGCGTTCCTCCTGA